In Shewanella psychrotolerans, the genomic stretch ATCTGCAACCTTGGAAGACATTAAGAAACACGACTTTGTACTCACTCCGGGGCGTTATGTTGGCGCTGCTGAAGAGCTAGATGATGGTGTTCCATTCGGTGAGAAGATGGCAACGCTAACCGCTAAGTTGAGCGAACAGTTTGCTGAGTCAGCAATGCTAGAAGCCGAGATCAAGAAGAACCTAGCGGGGTTGGGTTATGAGCTTTGAAAAACTGGGAGATATTTGCGATGTCATTGACTCGTTGCACAAAACCCCAAAGTATTCTGACATCGGTAAGCCAATGGTTCGCTGTACAGACGTCAAGTATGGTGAGCTGAACCTTTCAAATACCTTTAAAGTTTCTGATGAGGTCTTTAATGAGTTTTCTAAGCGTTACAATCCCGAAGTTAACGATATCATCATCACTCGTGTTGGTAGTTATGGCATTACCGCACAAGTAAAAGATATCAATTTCTGTTTGGGTCAAAATACGTCTGCTATCAAGCCAAAGAACATAAATCCCGATTACTTGTACCTCGTTTTGAACTCTAAGGTTGTAAAAGATCAAATAGAGTTCTCTGTAGTCGGCTCTACCCAGAAAACGTTGAGCCTAAAGGCGATCAATAATCTCGATATTCCAAGGTTTGGTGATGAAATCGAGAACCAGATCGCCATCATTGGGGCGAGTCTTGATGATAAAATCGTTAACAATGCACAAACCAACCAAACCCTAGAACAAATGGCGCAAGCCATCTTCAAGTCATGGTTTGTCGATTTCGACCCAGTAAAAGCCAAGATGAATGGTGAACAACCGGAGGGCATGGATGCGGCTACTGCCTCGCTATTCCCCGAAAAGCTAGTTGAGTCTGAGCTAGGGTTGATCCCTGAAGGTTGGGGTGTTGGCGAATTATCAAAGCTGTTTGAACTCCATAGGGGGTTCGACTTACCAAAATCTAAACGCCAAGACGGGGAATATCCTGTCTATGCTGCGGGCGGTTATCATGGTACCCACAATGAGTTCAAAATGGAGCCTCCGGGTATCATAACTGGGCGAAGTGGCGTGATCGGTAATGTATATCTCTCTCTTGATAAGTATTGGCCACTAAATACAACGCTTTATGTTCGAGAGTTTAGAGCATGTGGACCATATTATGCTTACCACTTACTTCGTTCATTAGATCTAAAGTCCTTAAACTCTGGTTCGGCAGTACCGAGTCTAAATCGTAACTTTGTACACTCAACAAATGTGTGTCATCCAGACTCTGATGTATTGGCGAAGTTTGAAGAGATTGTTACTCCTCTATTTGAAAAAATGGTCGCTAATAATGAACAAAATAAGTCTCTTTCAGAGTTACGCGATACTCTTCTTCCTAAATTGCTTTCCGG encodes the following:
- a CDS encoding restriction endonuclease subunit S gives rise to the protein MSFEKLGDICDVIDSLHKTPKYSDIGKPMVRCTDVKYGELNLSNTFKVSDEVFNEFSKRYNPEVNDIIITRVGSYGITAQVKDINFCLGQNTSAIKPKNINPDYLYLVLNSKVVKDQIEFSVVGSTQKTLSLKAINNLDIPRFGDEIENQIAIIGASLDDKIVNNAQTNQTLEQMAQAIFKSWFVDFDPVKAKMNGEQPEGMDAATASLFPEKLVESELGLIPEGWGVGELSKLFELHRGFDLPKSKRQDGEYPVYAAGGYHGTHNEFKMEPPGIITGRSGVIGNVYLSLDKYWPLNTTLYVREFRACGPYYAYHLLRSLDLKSLNSGSAVPSLNRNFVHSTNVCHPDSDVLAKFEEIVTPLFEKMVANNEQNKSLSELRDTLLPKLLSGEIELGQTEEMAEVS